A genome region from Chengkuizengella sp. SCS-71B includes the following:
- a CDS encoding D-alanine--D-alanine ligase — protein MGEKIRVGLIYGGKSGEHAVSLETAFAVLQSFDFSKYDVLPIYITEKGSWRKGPYLNAPVDSKKQLLLETDEKDAKSSSDKAVVSSMPSLLTPQQLNGIFEFHSDENSKSTNAVDVIFPLLHGTNGEDGTIQGLFEMANTPYVGAGVLSSAMGMDKTVMKKIFAHEGLPQCIYRYFTKHQWKKDQSYYLMDLEVAIGYPCFVKPANLGSSVGISKANDREQLIEAIQEAFKYDHKVIIEEFIEAREIEVGVIGNEEPEVSVLGEIMSSNDFYDYKAKYVDGESVMTIPAEVDSDTAEYIQKLAIKAFQSIEGTGLSRVDFFIDKTDNKVFINEINTMPGFTPFSMFPLLWKHTGLPYKELLDRLIDLAILRYNEKQNLQYGFDAE, from the coding sequence ATGGGGGAGAAAATTAGAGTTGGTTTAATATATGGCGGGAAGTCTGGTGAACATGCAGTTTCCTTAGAAACGGCGTTTGCAGTACTTCAGTCATTTGACTTTTCAAAATATGATGTTTTACCTATATATATCACAGAAAAGGGAAGTTGGAGGAAGGGTCCCTATTTAAATGCTCCAGTTGATAGTAAAAAGCAATTATTATTAGAAACTGATGAAAAGGATGCAAAATCATCATCTGATAAAGCAGTGGTGTCATCAATGCCTTCACTTTTAACTCCACAGCAACTGAATGGTATATTTGAATTCCATTCTGATGAAAATTCAAAAAGTACAAATGCAGTGGATGTTATTTTTCCATTATTGCACGGTACTAACGGAGAAGATGGTACGATTCAAGGGTTGTTTGAAATGGCAAATACACCATATGTAGGTGCTGGAGTTTTATCCTCCGCAATGGGGATGGATAAAACAGTGATGAAAAAGATTTTTGCTCATGAAGGATTGCCACAATGTATTTATCGTTATTTTACGAAACATCAATGGAAAAAGGATCAGTCCTATTACTTAATGGATTTAGAGGTTGCGATAGGGTATCCTTGTTTTGTAAAACCAGCTAACTTAGGTTCTAGTGTAGGTATTTCCAAAGCAAATGACCGGGAACAATTAATTGAAGCAATTCAAGAGGCCTTTAAATACGACCATAAGGTCATTATTGAAGAATTCATTGAAGCACGTGAAATTGAAGTGGGTGTGATCGGCAATGAAGAACCTGAGGTTTCTGTATTAGGTGAAATTATGTCTTCAAATGACTTTTATGACTATAAAGCCAAGTATGTAGATGGAGAATCTGTCATGACTATACCTGCAGAAGTGGATTCAGATACTGCGGAGTATATACAAAAATTAGCGATTAAAGCTTTTCAATCTATTGAAGGTACAGGTTTGTCTCGTGTAGATTTTTTTATAGATAAAACGGATAACAAAGTATTCATTAATGAAATTAATACGATGCCAGGATTTACACCATTTAGCATGTTCCCGTTATTATGGAAACATACAGGACTTCCATATAAAGAGTTACTGGATCGTTTGATTGATTTGGCTATTCTTAGATATAATGAAAAGCAGAACCTACAATATGGATTTGATGCAGAATAA
- a CDS encoding NfeD family protein yields the protein MIEIFWGCFIFGVLFTLVTVVFGDIIGSFMDGVFDFLSVDGLDFLEPVTLVGGLTIFGGSGILLTKYTSLHMTAIIILSICAAILMSILVYFIYVKPMKNTENSISHSIQDYVGKIGEATITIPKNGYGEVLIKIGASQINEIAASYDGEVINEGTKVVVVEVKDSTLYVSNFDS from the coding sequence ATGATTGAGATATTCTGGGGCTGTTTCATATTCGGAGTTTTATTTACTTTGGTCACAGTTGTTTTTGGAGATATCATTGGTAGTTTCATGGATGGTGTGTTTGATTTTTTATCTGTGGATGGTTTAGACTTTCTTGAGCCAGTTACACTAGTTGGAGGCCTAACGATATTTGGAGGATCGGGAATTTTACTTACAAAATATACGTCCCTACATATGACAGCCATTATTATATTATCTATATGTGCTGCTATACTGATGTCAATTTTGGTCTACTTTATTTACGTTAAACCTATGAAAAATACAGAGAACTCCATTTCCCATTCTATACAAGACTATGTTGGGAAAATAGGAGAAGCAACAATAACCATTCCGAAAAATGGATATGGAGAGGTTTTAATTAAGATCGGGGCAAGTCAAATTAATGAGATTGCTGCAAGTTATGATGGTGAGGTCATTAATGAAGGTACGAAGGTCGTTGTTGTTGAAGTGAAGGACAGCACCCTTTATGTCTCAAATTTTGATTCATAA
- a CDS encoding PspA/IM30 family protein, which produces MSIFKRIRDISAAAINDLIDKAEDPVKMLNQYLRDMEDDIAEAEIAVAKQIAIEKKLKHKYEEAQEMVDKRGQQAVKALESGNEDLARRALQDKKEHQEKLDDFKTQYDNAKSNADSLRKQLEEMKEEFNKMKNRKDTLVARAESAKAQKKINQTMSGFGKDTGAKGFDRMNEKVLQMEAEAEASEDLKNSSRSLDNELDALDSSDVDDELAALKAQLANKDKA; this is translated from the coding sequence ATGAGTATTTTTAAAAGAATTAGAGACATTTCTGCTGCAGCAATTAATGACTTAATTGATAAAGCTGAAGACCCGGTTAAAATGTTAAATCAGTATTTAAGAGATATGGAAGATGATATCGCGGAAGCTGAAATTGCAGTTGCTAAACAAATTGCGATTGAGAAGAAATTGAAACATAAGTATGAAGAAGCACAAGAAATGGTAGACAAACGAGGTCAACAAGCAGTTAAAGCTTTGGAAAGTGGTAATGAAGATTTAGCTCGCCGTGCCTTACAGGATAAAAAAGAACACCAAGAAAAATTAGATGACTTTAAAACTCAATACGATAATGCAAAATCTAATGCTGACTCCTTACGTAAGCAACTTGAGGAAATGAAAGAAGAATTTAATAAAATGAAAAATCGTAAGGATACGTTAGTAGCCCGTGCAGAATCAGCAAAAGCACAAAAGAAAATTAATCAGACGATGTCTGGATTTGGTAAAGATACAGGCGCAAAAGGTTTTGATCGTATGAATGAAAAAGTTCTACAGATGGAAGCAGAGGCAGAGGCAAGTGAAGATCTTAAAAACTCTTCACGTTCATTAGATAATGAGCTTGATGCATTAGATAGTAGTGATGTAGATGATGAATTAGCTGCATTAAAAGCACAATTAGCTAATAAAGACAAAGCTTAA
- a CDS encoding DUF350 domain-containing protein codes for MVIISILISLFIFELVTRYKNWEQIQKGNLSVALATGGKIFGIANIFRFSIEHNDSLWEAIQWGAFGFFLLLIAYFVFEFMTPKFNVDKEIEKDNRAVGLLSLLISVGTSFVIGASIT; via the coding sequence GTGGTCATTATCTCTATTTTAATTAGTTTGTTTATTTTTGAATTAGTAACAAGGTACAAAAACTGGGAACAAATACAAAAAGGGAATTTATCCGTTGCTCTGGCAACTGGGGGTAAAATATTTGGTATAGCCAATATTTTTCGGTTTTCGATTGAACATAATGATTCCTTATGGGAAGCCATTCAATGGGGGGCTTTTGGATTCTTCTTATTATTAATTGCCTATTTTGTTTTTGAATTTATGACACCTAAGTTTAACGTAGATAAAGAAATTGAAAAGGATAATCGAGCAGTTGGCTTACTTTCATTATTAATATCAGTAGGAACATCATTTGTAATAGGAGCTAGTATTACATAA
- a CDS encoding flotillin family protein codes for MQIPEYLVIPVAVIGVIILLGLAFWARYKTVSSDEAMVVTGSMLGSGNTITDESGRKIKIVRGGGAFILPIFQKSDFLSLMSHKLDVSTPEVYTEQGVPVMADGVAIIKIGSSVEDIATAAEQFMGKSKEDLQSEAQEVLEGHLRAILGTMTVEEVYKNRDRFAQEVQGVAARDLKKMGLAIVSFTIKDLRDQHGYLDALGKPRIAAVKRDAEIAEADAIRDSRIQKAQADEEGQKAELLRDTNVAEATKEKELKVASFKKDQDMAKAEADQSYNIQEARSRQQVVEEQMQVEIVKKERAIDIEEKEILRREKQYDAEVKKKADADRYAVEQAAEADKAKRLREADALQYRIEAEAKANAENKRLDGMAIAEAEKAKGTATAEVIRLQGLAEAEAKEKLAEAFEKFGEAAVLDIIVKMLPELAGKVAEPLKGIDKLTVVDTGNGEGAARVSNYVTSLMATAPEMLKDVSGLDVQQMMKNLTSKK; via the coding sequence ATGCAAATACCAGAATACTTAGTTATTCCAGTTGCTGTTATCGGTGTTATTATATTATTAGGATTAGCTTTTTGGGCGAGGTATAAAACAGTCAGCTCGGACGAAGCGATGGTTGTCACAGGTTCAATGTTAGGAAGCGGAAATACGATTACAGATGAGTCCGGTCGAAAAATTAAAATTGTTCGTGGTGGAGGTGCATTTATACTCCCTATTTTTCAAAAATCAGATTTTCTTTCCTTGATGTCTCATAAACTAGATGTTTCAACTCCTGAAGTGTACACTGAACAAGGGGTTCCAGTTATGGCGGATGGAGTAGCTATTATTAAGATTGGAAGTTCAGTAGAAGATATTGCAACGGCTGCCGAACAATTTATGGGTAAATCTAAAGAGGATTTACAATCAGAAGCACAGGAAGTATTAGAAGGACATTTGCGTGCCATTTTAGGAACGATGACAGTAGAAGAAGTATATAAAAACCGTGATCGTTTTGCACAAGAAGTTCAAGGTGTTGCAGCACGTGATTTGAAAAAGATGGGATTAGCGATTGTTTCCTTTACGATTAAAGATTTAAGAGATCAACACGGATACCTGGATGCCTTAGGTAAACCAAGAATCGCTGCGGTAAAAAGAGATGCAGAAATCGCAGAAGCGGACGCTATTCGTGATTCCAGAATTCAAAAAGCACAAGCGGATGAAGAAGGGCAAAAAGCGGAACTGCTTAGAGATACGAATGTTGCAGAAGCTACGAAAGAAAAAGAGTTGAAAGTTGCTTCATTTAAAAAGGATCAGGATATGGCAAAAGCAGAAGCAGATCAGTCCTACAATATTCAAGAAGCACGTTCCAGACAACAAGTTGTTGAAGAACAAATGCAAGTTGAGATTGTAAAAAAAGAGAGAGCCATTGATATCGAAGAAAAGGAGATTTTAAGAAGAGAGAAGCAGTATGATGCAGAAGTGAAGAAGAAAGCGGATGCGGATAGATATGCAGTAGAGCAGGCTGCAGAAGCTGACAAAGCTAAACGATTAAGAGAAGCGGATGCGTTACAATATCGAATCGAAGCAGAAGCAAAAGCAAACGCGGAAAATAAACGTTTAGACGGTATGGCCATTGCGGAAGCAGAGAAAGCGAAAGGTACAGCAACAGCAGAGGTTATTCGTTTGCAAGGTCTTGCAGAAGCAGAAGCTAAAGAGAAATTAGCAGAAGCATTTGAAAAGTTCGGTGAAGCAGCGGTACTAGATATTATTGTGAAGATGCTTCCAGAATTAGCAGGTAAGGTAGCTGAGCCACTAAAAGGCATTGATAAATTAACAGTTGTTGATACAGGGAATGGAGAAGGAGCTGCTAGAGTTAGCAACTATGTCACTTCATTAATGGCAACAGCACCTGAAATGCTTAAAGATGTCTCTGGCCTTGATGTTCAACAAATGATGAAAAATTTAACTAGCAAAAAATAA
- a CDS encoding DEAD/DEAH box helicase codes for MNGILFGLTVEEIQNLADDMTVYNRGYSYWKNGYVTRLNFISRETLCEALVEGNRKYNVRIQMDDHSKDLHVQCDCPAHNGYYNYCKHIIATLLKINELETSGQLLKYYEQKQNENQNKYPPAIPKRDQVATDRMIQLFEKYHINNKQEYKDRREIMRVEYTCNIMDSIDSGSLLTLELKVGINHTYIVRNMREFLTALFNDKPYIFTKKFTYDPSEFQVEQEDLEIFKLLEEVIDNEAFYSDTSSAYSYVINASNRDRFLRIPPHRSDELLNKLINRNTNVESGWDKYVHIQIVDEVPPFYFQLDKFNPSDFLLKLKGFDSVVFLESYGYIFQEGTFYRVYETQFQMLLDLKKEFRSQSQLLINREQIEGVISNVVPNLNKIGKVEIADHISDQLINPPLQVKLKVDKEGDSLSSSLEYHYGDIVIDPLQRVISNKEQDLILMRNVEKENEVMSLIESTPFKWNGERLYIDDEYDMFQFLYEDLPKLEKMADIYISSSAKEMLPDENFVPKTNMDINPSTNLFEVKFEMDGIDSEEVYQILQSVIEKKKYVRLTDGSFVSLQHEDFKGIRQLFDELEIQQSDIDGLTIQTNTMRGLQVEEIVNQNKSTVKIGRNFRQLLDHIKHPDNLEFEPPESLKSTLRDYQVFGFEWLKMLEHYHFGGILADDMGLGKTIQSISYILSDKENIEATTEPTLIVSPASLIYNWKNEFQKFAPTINVVVVAGDKQTRSDIMEDLSNVDVLITSYPLIRRDIEMYQAQNFRILILDEAQNIKNIQTQTSQAVRKLRAARRFALSGTPIENSLDELWSIFQVVLPGLFHGKQAFTQMSHEKISRIVKPFILRRMKKDVLKELPDKIETLQVSELTTEQKKLYLGYLDKIQHETREALLKGELQQNRMKILAGITRLRQLCCHPSLFIDNYEGSSGKLEQLLEIVNEAMDGGHRILIFSQFTGMLKIIREELDQQQIDYFYLDGKTDKLERLNMTEKFNKGEKEIFLVSLKAGGTGLNLTGADTVILYDLWWNPAVDEQAVDRAYRIGQKNVVQVNRLITQGTIEEKIVELQQKKKELIEKVIQPGETMLSGLSEDEIKEILNL; via the coding sequence ATGAATGGGATTTTATTTGGTTTAACAGTTGAAGAAATTCAGAATCTTGCTGATGATATGACCGTATATAATCGCGGTTATTCCTACTGGAAAAATGGTTATGTGACGAGATTGAATTTTATAAGTAGAGAAACTTTATGTGAAGCTCTTGTAGAAGGAAATCGAAAATATAATGTACGTATTCAAATGGATGATCATTCTAAAGATTTACATGTTCAGTGCGATTGCCCTGCACATAATGGGTATTATAATTATTGTAAACATATCATTGCTACCTTATTAAAAATAAATGAACTGGAAACCAGCGGACAGTTATTAAAATATTATGAGCAAAAACAAAATGAAAATCAGAACAAATACCCCCCTGCTATTCCAAAAAGAGATCAGGTTGCAACGGATCGAATGATTCAATTATTTGAAAAATATCATATCAATAATAAACAAGAATACAAGGATAGAAGAGAGATCATGAGGGTGGAATACACTTGTAACATCATGGATTCCATAGATTCTGGATCATTATTGACCTTGGAATTAAAAGTTGGAATCAACCACACGTATATTGTGCGTAATATGAGAGAGTTTCTCACTGCTTTATTTAATGATAAACCTTATATTTTTACTAAAAAATTTACTTATGATCCAAGTGAGTTTCAAGTAGAGCAAGAGGATTTAGAAATTTTCAAATTACTTGAAGAAGTCATAGACAATGAAGCATTTTACAGTGATACATCTTCTGCCTACTCTTATGTGATTAATGCATCCAATCGTGATCGATTTCTTAGAATTCCTCCTCATCGATCAGATGAATTATTAAATAAACTAATAAATAGGAACACAAATGTCGAAAGTGGATGGGATAAATATGTTCACATTCAAATTGTTGATGAAGTGCCTCCATTTTATTTTCAACTCGATAAATTTAATCCCTCTGATTTTTTATTGAAATTAAAAGGATTTGACTCTGTGGTTTTTCTTGAATCCTATGGATATATTTTTCAGGAGGGAACTTTTTATCGGGTGTATGAAACTCAATTTCAAATGTTATTAGATTTGAAAAAAGAATTCCGTTCACAATCCCAATTATTAATTAATAGAGAACAAATTGAAGGTGTGATTTCTAATGTGGTACCTAACTTAAATAAAATTGGAAAGGTAGAAATTGCAGATCATATTTCAGATCAACTAATTAACCCACCTTTACAAGTGAAGTTGAAGGTGGATAAAGAAGGTGATTCGTTATCTTCTTCTTTAGAATATCATTATGGAGATATTGTGATTGACCCTTTGCAAAGGGTCATTTCCAATAAAGAACAGGATCTTATTTTAATGAGAAATGTTGAAAAAGAAAATGAAGTAATGTCACTCATTGAAAGTACACCATTTAAATGGAATGGTGAAAGATTGTATATTGATGATGAATACGACATGTTCCAGTTTTTATATGAAGATTTACCTAAACTAGAAAAAATGGCTGACATCTACATTTCCTCATCTGCAAAAGAAATGTTACCTGATGAAAACTTTGTGCCGAAGACAAATATGGATATAAATCCTTCCACAAATTTATTTGAAGTCAAATTTGAAATGGACGGAATTGATAGTGAAGAAGTTTATCAAATTTTACAATCTGTAATTGAGAAGAAAAAATATGTTCGTTTGACGGATGGTAGTTTTGTTTCTTTACAACATGAAGATTTTAAAGGAATAAGACAACTCTTTGATGAACTAGAGATACAACAATCTGATATTGACGGTTTAACCATTCAAACAAATACAATGCGCGGATTACAAGTAGAAGAAATTGTCAATCAAAACAAATCCACAGTGAAAATCGGGAGAAATTTCCGTCAACTACTAGACCATATTAAACACCCTGACAACTTAGAGTTTGAACCACCAGAAAGCTTAAAAAGTACATTGCGAGACTATCAAGTATTTGGTTTTGAATGGCTGAAAATGTTAGAACATTATCACTTTGGTGGAATATTGGCTGATGATATGGGGTTAGGAAAAACGATTCAAAGCATCTCTTATATTTTATCTGATAAGGAGAACATCGAAGCGACTACAGAACCGACCCTAATTGTTTCACCTGCTTCTTTAATATATAACTGGAAAAATGAATTTCAAAAATTCGCCCCTACTATAAATGTGGTGGTGGTTGCTGGAGACAAACAGACTCGATCGGACATCATGGAGGATTTATCAAACGTAGATGTACTTATTACCTCCTATCCATTGATTAGAAGAGATATTGAGATGTATCAAGCGCAAAATTTTAGAATTCTGATCTTAGATGAAGCGCAAAATATTAAAAATATTCAAACACAAACCTCCCAAGCCGTGAGGAAGTTAAGAGCTGCGAGAAGATTTGCTCTCAGTGGAACCCCAATTGAAAATTCTTTGGATGAATTGTGGTCTATCTTTCAAGTGGTTTTGCCTGGTCTATTTCATGGGAAACAAGCATTTACACAAATGTCACATGAGAAAATTTCTAGAATCGTAAAGCCATTTATTTTAAGACGCATGAAAAAGGACGTATTAAAGGAATTACCTGATAAAATCGAAACGCTTCAAGTATCCGAGTTAACTACAGAACAGAAAAAGTTATATCTTGGATATTTAGATAAAATACAACATGAAACGAGAGAAGCTCTACTTAAAGGTGAATTGCAACAGAACAGAATGAAGATATTAGCAGGTATTACTAGACTTAGACAACTCTGTTGTCATCCTAGTTTGTTTATAGATAATTACGAGGGTTCATCTGGGAAGTTAGAACAGTTATTAGAAATTGTGAATGAAGCAATGGATGGAGGACATCGGATTCTAATCTTCTCACAATTTACAGGTATGTTAAAAATCATTCGTGAGGAATTAGATCAACAACAAATTGACTATTTTTATTTAGACGGTAAAACAGATAAGCTGGAAAGACTTAATATGACAGAAAAATTCAACAAAGGAGAAAAAGAAATTTTTCTTGTGTCATTAAAAGCAGGGGGAACAGGGTTGAATCTTACGGGTGCTGACACTGTGATTTTATATGATTTATGGTGGAATCCTGCTGTAGATGAACAAGCTGTTGATCGTGCTTATAGAATTGGTCAGAAAAATGTTGTTCAAGTGAATCGTTTGATCACTCAAGGGACGATTGAAGAGAAGATAGTTGAACTCCAACAAAAGAAAAAGGAACTGATCGAGAAGGTCATTCAACCTGGTGAAACGATGCTTTCTGGACTATCAGAAGATGAAATTAAAGAGATTTTGAATTTGTAA